The proteins below come from a single Chitinophaga pinensis DSM 2588 genomic window:
- a CDS encoding ABC transporter substrate-binding protein has protein sequence MPSTLSIGFLTPYSGVYPYYSAHIVTGWLLGMGLDPARQKTVQFVSEYTHMGSAEASVSAARKLIFFNNVDVLSGLISYKATPDVIPVIENSKRPAFFFDMGEYIPHFPYLSPNVFYASHQLWQSEFALGKWAQGHFGNGGMIVAPIYEAGYHLHSAFNQGVSAAGGAGTRMAVLPHNPDDPKKHDLDSFFAALEKATPTYVHAIFAGSLGLEFMIKWIQSGYHKKIPLLINETMAYDDILDDIRHIDMEVYTSMMWMREDQGKANQQFVKKFESTAKQPANIYALMGYEAGLMWRDLLPHALKKDWDTVKQKLQTAIIDGPRGEKNFYPASGFALPSANILKISTAGNKINKLIIDQGTGMRFDAQEFEAIHNESQSGWQNPFLCI, from the coding sequence ATGCCATCAACACTTTCCATAGGATTTCTTACTCCCTATTCCGGTGTATATCCTTATTATTCAGCGCACATCGTCACAGGATGGTTGTTGGGTATGGGACTTGACCCCGCGCGGCAGAAAACAGTGCAGTTTGTATCAGAGTATACCCATATGGGAAGTGCTGAGGCATCTGTTAGTGCAGCCCGCAAACTGATTTTCTTTAATAATGTGGATGTGCTTTCTGGTCTGATCAGTTATAAAGCGACACCGGACGTCATTCCTGTTATAGAAAACAGTAAACGCCCTGCCTTCTTCTTTGATATGGGTGAATATATTCCGCACTTTCCTTACCTGAGCCCAAACGTCTTTTATGCATCTCACCAGCTATGGCAGTCAGAGTTTGCATTAGGTAAATGGGCACAGGGACATTTCGGAAATGGCGGAATGATCGTCGCTCCTATTTATGAAGCAGGCTATCACCTGCATAGCGCCTTCAATCAGGGCGTCAGTGCAGCAGGCGGTGCGGGTACCCGTATGGCTGTATTACCGCACAATCCGGACGATCCGAAGAAACATGACCTGGACTCATTCTTTGCAGCACTGGAAAAAGCCACTCCCACTTATGTACATGCCATCTTTGCCGGCAGTCTTGGTCTGGAATTCATGATAAAATGGATTCAAAGCGGTTATCATAAAAAGATACCGCTGCTGATCAATGAAACAATGGCTTACGATGACATACTGGACGACATCAGACACATCGACATGGAAGTCTATACCTCTATGATGTGGATGAGAGAAGATCAGGGAAAGGCGAATCAACAGTTTGTAAAGAAGTTTGAAAGCACTGCAAAACAGCCGGCTAACATTTATGCCTTAATGGGATACGAAGCCGGCTTAATGTGGCGGGACCTCTTACCCCATGCATTAAAGAAAGACTGGGACACAGTAAAACAAAAACTCCAAACAGCTATAATCGATGGCCCCAGAGGAGAAAAGAACTTCTACCCCGCTTCCGGATTTGCCCTGCCTTCAGCAAACATTCTAAAGATCAGTACGGCCGGTAATAAAATAAACAAACTAATTATTGATCAGGGGACAGGGATGCGCTTTGATGCGCAAGAGTTTGAAGCGATTCACAACGAGTCGCAATCAGGCTGGCAAAATCCTTTTCTCTGTATTTAA
- a CDS encoding Ig-like domain-containing protein, with translation MSDTFTKSIGRLLLVLFFILAGSSGYAQYTKSTLQTGYGFTGVTSDQNGNVYAIRYNTTSKKYDVVKYFGGTSSEQVIYSGLFPSYNDPDDPAAGFISPYGICVDAIGNVFVTNMDVTIGWDVVKLAYPSYSPTHILAGNFISGLTSNADNDLITLEYDGTSNNYVVKKYPSTNLTVGAGVTIYNGLVLPSGLSTRYPSSMAVDSRGNIYVTDFTETTTEGRIIKLRAPFYATDTVFAVGRKPIAVSVDAFDRLYAIESRNPATPTVAAIYQYTDSSFASSTAVYSNLHNGDPDVSYPGGLAVLASGQIFAADGTDPEIVKLTPTTTQIMEVKGLSANPTPATSINIQITYSGAVSGVATNAFSLTTTGVTGASIASITPMAEPYKYTVNVNTGSGSGTIKLVANAGSVTPPVTNAPKESEVYIIDKDSPSGTILINGGAAYTNNTNVTLTLTAADATSGVGNMRFRIDGGAFTTPEPFATTKSLTIPATEGPHTIDYVVADKAGNALQASATITYDVTPPPAPIITAGPPALTTSTTANFTFAGQTGATFQASLDGGPYNAATSPFSLTGLAEGAHTLSVKAVDQAGNVSATAATHTWTIDTQGPIVTGVTAPNPAYYKAGQVLTFKVKYNEVVNVTTAAGTPYINIIIGLDAVQVPYLSGTGTDELTFTYTVQAGETDMDGIQIQPLVQNNSGTIRDAAGNNASTTLNGIPGTGNVRVNTSIPSATITSTAPAVVNAPFNATINFSESVTGFAPTDITVVNGVVQGFTQITGSTYIIQIAPSVDGTVSVTVPAGAADNIGGNPNTVSNMLTRTADMTAPTVTSVDVPADAYYKAGQNLDFTVNFSEAVSVSGTPTLRLNIGGTVVSTSYLGKSATNSLQFRYTVVDGDNDADGIQVTAFALNGATIADQANNNADVTLNGVASTADVRVNTNKPSVTLSSAVTLVNGSFEVTATFSEYVTDVTESDFVVTNGTASDLETADNITYTITISPSTNGATSVNLPAAAAVNIGNNASLASNTVSVTADFTPPVVTSVTMPANGYYKAGTTLNFTVNYSEVVDVTTTGGMPYIAVNLTSGVVPATYSGGTGTTALTFSYTVVDGDDDMDGIQLGAGVSLGGGGSIRDAAGNNAVNVLNSVGSGSGVFVNTTHPTVTLTKTATSPTNAPFTVTATFSENVTGLTAGDFTATNAGVSNLTPVSGSTYTVLVTPTADGTVSVTLPVDVAVNIGDNGNQASNTLSLTYDVTAPAVASVAVPANGYYKAGQTLNFTVNFNEDITINTTGGNPTLSLTIGSTSVNATYTGTNGTNGLNFSYTVVAGQQDMDGIDVDDLTLNSATIKDAAANNADLTLNGIGNTTNVRVNTTHPTVTLSTAAVSPINAPFNVTVTFSEAVTGLTASDFTTTNATVGTPTTADNITYTVLVTPATDGAVSVSIPADATVNIGDNGNQASNTVSVTYDATQPVVTSVTVPVDGYYNVGRIMGFIVRFSENININTAGGIPTLGLTIGSATVNATYISADGTNGMYFSYIVADGDLDMNGIEVNGLSMNGAVVRDAATNNVDVTLHNVGNTTGIFVNTTKATVTLTTPATLVNAPFTVTATFSEAATFLDAADFIVTNGTASALQTTNNITYTVTITPAADGAVNVQLPANAAVNIGNNGTQASNTLNVTYDATAPTVTSVTVPANGTYKAGQALNFVVTFSEGINLNTTGGTPSISVTIGSTTVQATYNGTAAPNALRFQYLVAPGNLDLNGIEVGTLALNGSTIKDAATNDANITLNSIGTTTGVLVDAVAPTVASVSVPVNGYYKAGQTLNFTVRFSEDITLNTTGGNPSLSLTIGAATVNATYTGTNGTDGLNFSYTVVTGDQDMDGIAVGTLTLNGATIQDAATNDANLTLNNVAPTTGVFVNTTTATVVLTAPATLVNAPFTVTATFSEAVTGLTTGDFTVTNGTVSALQTTDNITYTVTVTPIAGGVVTVQLPAAAAVNIGNNPTQVSNTLTVTYDATAPVVTAVSVPADAYYKAGDVLNFIVRFSENINVNTTAGNPTLGVIIGTATVQATYTGTNGSDGLNFSYTVVDGDMDMDGIQVGTLALNSAVIRDLAGNNANTTLNNVNPTNNVFVNTAHPTVTLSTAAAAPTNAPFTATITFSEAVSGFAIGDVTATNATLSSLQTTNNITFTVLVTPAADGAVSLNVPADVATNIGNNGNQASNTLSLTYDATAPAVTSVTVPANGYYKAGDVLNFTVHFNENIIVNTAGGTPQLSLTIGTSTVTAANSTNGSNSLSFSYTVVDGDLDMDGVTVGALTLNGASIKDAATNNANLALNGIAPTNNVFVNTVHPTVNVSTTAPVLINAPFTATIVFSEAVTGFTAADVNATNAAVSNLQTTDNITYTVLVTPAADGTVAVNVPADVATNIGNNGNQASNTISLTYDATAPVVTSVTVPADGYYKAGDVLNFTVKFGENINLNTTGGNPYLTIAIGATNVNAAYTGLAGTDGLNFSYAVVDGDQDMDGIQLGVLAINGATIKDAVGNNADLSLHNVGNTSNVKVNTTHATVVLTSAATLVNAPFTATVTFSEAVTGLTAGDFTATNAAVSNLQTTDNITYTATVTPAADGAVTVQLPAAAAVNIGNNATQASNTLNVTYDATAPVVTSVAVPANGYYKAGQTLEFTVNFNEAITLNTTGGTPALNITIGTTTVQAAYNRAAGANGLIFSYTVQPGQMDLDGITVGTLTLNGGTIKDAATNNANLALNSVGNTTGVFVHTASPSVQLSTNAPARTNAPFTVTIVFNEAVSGLAAGDFNITNGTGGTLSTTDNITYTLQVTPAADGTVTIQLPAGQAVNVVSNGNTASNTLTLTYDATAPVITSGQSFDVIERSAVGTLVGKVIATEAAGTLQTWTIVTDNSNGAFSIDANGNVLVLDQAKLNAKVNSTVTLTVTVSDGLNTSVAVPVSINVKEKNLAPTLDPIGNATICPEGSVHTIQLTGASATEASQTYSFSIITDKPGNFDQLSVSAAGVVTYQLKTSASGTAKVTVTIKDNGGVANGGVDTLQRSFNITVATLGQVTITSDKGATISKGDIVHLTATGGTIFKWDDADGIISGQQSAVLEVRPMENTTYHVTVSNAAGCSNTADFTVNVIADFKVDATNLLTPNGDGKNDKWVIRNLDSYPDNEVKIFDRTGRLLYTRRNYSNDWDGTYNGSPLAEGTYYYILTIEGGAKTAKGYITIIRDRR, from the coding sequence ATGAGTGACACATTTACAAAAAGTATCGGCAGGCTACTGTTGGTACTATTCTTCATTTTAGCCGGTTCGTCGGGCTACGCTCAATACACGAAGAGCACGCTCCAGACCGGCTATGGCTTCACTGGAGTGACGAGCGACCAAAATGGCAACGTCTATGCCATCCGGTACAATACGACATCAAAGAAATATGATGTTGTAAAATACTTTGGCGGTACCAGTAGCGAACAGGTAATCTACTCAGGTCTGTTCCCTTCCTATAATGATCCTGATGATCCTGCTGCCGGGTTTATATCTCCTTATGGAATATGTGTAGACGCCATTGGTAACGTATTCGTTACCAATATGGATGTGACAATAGGCTGGGATGTCGTAAAACTGGCCTACCCCAGCTATTCGCCGACGCATATACTGGCCGGCAATTTTATTTCCGGTCTCACCAGCAATGCAGACAACGATCTGATTACACTGGAATACGATGGAACCAGTAATAACTATGTTGTAAAAAAGTATCCTTCAACAAACCTTACTGTAGGTGCAGGTGTTACTATTTACAACGGGCTTGTGCTTCCTTCAGGACTATCTACACGCTATCCCAGTTCGATGGCAGTGGATTCTCGTGGCAACATTTATGTCACGGATTTCACTGAAACAACTACTGAGGGACGTATCATAAAACTGAGAGCTCCTTTCTACGCAACTGATACCGTTTTTGCCGTAGGCAGAAAACCTATTGCTGTTAGTGTCGATGCATTTGACCGTCTGTACGCTATCGAATCCAGAAATCCGGCTACACCTACCGTAGCTGCTATCTACCAATATACAGACTCCTCATTCGCTTCATCTACCGCAGTTTACAGTAACCTGCACAATGGTGATCCAGACGTATCCTATCCTGGAGGCCTCGCAGTACTGGCAAGTGGCCAGATTTTCGCAGCCGATGGAACAGATCCTGAAATTGTGAAACTGACGCCAACGACGACGCAGATCATGGAGGTTAAAGGTCTGTCTGCCAATCCGACGCCAGCTACTTCGATCAACATCCAGATCACCTACAGTGGTGCAGTAAGCGGCGTAGCTACAAATGCTTTCTCGCTGACCACCACAGGTGTAACAGGCGCCAGCATTGCCAGCATCACTCCAATGGCGGAGCCTTACAAGTATACGGTGAACGTCAATACCGGTAGCGGTTCAGGTACGATCAAACTGGTTGCCAACGCCGGTAGTGTCACACCGCCAGTCACCAATGCACCAAAAGAAAGTGAGGTGTATATCATTGACAAAGACTCACCATCAGGCACTATCCTTATCAATGGCGGCGCTGCGTATACTAATAATACCAATGTAACGCTGACACTGACCGCTGCTGATGCAACCAGTGGAGTTGGTAATATGAGATTCCGGATCGATGGAGGTGCATTCACCACACCAGAACCTTTCGCTACTACCAAGAGCCTGACGATACCAGCAACAGAAGGCCCTCATACAATTGATTATGTAGTGGCCGACAAGGCTGGTAACGCCTTGCAAGCAAGTGCAACGATCACTTATGATGTGACGCCACCGCCGGCGCCTATTATCACAGCAGGTCCTCCGGCGCTGACCACTTCAACAACGGCTAACTTCACGTTTGCTGGTCAAACCGGCGCTACTTTCCAGGCATCCCTTGATGGTGGTCCATATAATGCAGCAACGAGTCCGTTCTCTCTTACCGGCCTCGCTGAGGGTGCACATACCCTCAGTGTAAAAGCGGTTGACCAGGCAGGCAACGTTTCTGCTACGGCAGCTACACATACATGGACAATCGATACGCAGGGACCAATAGTTACCGGCGTAACGGCTCCTAATCCAGCCTACTACAAAGCGGGTCAGGTCCTTACCTTCAAAGTGAAATACAATGAAGTTGTCAATGTGACTACCGCTGCAGGTACGCCTTATATCAATATCATTATCGGACTGGACGCAGTACAGGTACCATACCTGAGCGGCACAGGCACCGACGAACTGACCTTTACTTATACAGTACAGGCGGGTGAAACTGATATGGATGGCATCCAGATACAACCACTGGTACAAAACAACAGCGGCACAATCCGTGATGCCGCAGGTAACAATGCCTCTACTACACTGAATGGCATACCTGGCACAGGGAACGTACGGGTAAATACCTCTATTCCTTCTGCAACTATCACCAGTACTGCACCAGCAGTAGTGAATGCACCGTTTAATGCAACCATTAACTTCAGCGAATCAGTAACAGGTTTTGCACCAACTGACATTACTGTTGTGAATGGTGTAGTACAAGGGTTCACCCAGATCACCGGTAGTACTTATATCATTCAGATAGCACCATCTGTCGACGGAACAGTAAGTGTGACCGTACCGGCAGGCGCCGCTGACAATATCGGTGGTAACCCGAACACGGTGTCCAATATGCTTACCCGTACAGCTGATATGACCGCGCCAACGGTAACATCGGTAGATGTACCTGCGGATGCATACTACAAAGCAGGTCAGAACCTCGACTTCACCGTAAACTTCTCCGAAGCAGTGAGCGTCTCTGGTACGCCAACGCTCAGACTGAATATCGGTGGAACGGTAGTTTCAACCAGCTATCTCGGAAAATCTGCTACCAACAGCCTGCAATTCCGTTATACCGTTGTTGACGGTGATAATGACGCAGATGGTATCCAGGTGACCGCATTTGCACTGAATGGTGCAACGATCGCAGATCAGGCAAACAATAATGCCGACGTTACACTGAATGGTGTTGCCAGCACAGCCGACGTAAGAGTGAACACCAACAAGCCTTCTGTAACCCTGTCATCAGCAGTTACACTGGTGAATGGTTCCTTCGAAGTAACAGCCACCTTCAGCGAATATGTAACTGATGTTACAGAAAGCGACTTTGTTGTTACAAACGGCACGGCTTCCGATCTGGAAACGGCAGACAATATCACTTATACAATAACTATCTCGCCAAGCACAAATGGTGCAACCTCTGTTAATCTGCCTGCAGCTGCAGCAGTGAACATCGGTAACAACGCATCACTGGCATCTAATACAGTGTCTGTTACAGCAGACTTTACGCCTCCGGTAGTAACTTCTGTAACAATGCCAGCTAATGGTTATTACAAAGCGGGTACGACGCTCAACTTCACTGTTAACTACAGCGAGGTTGTTGACGTAACAACTACAGGTGGCATGCCATATATCGCTGTAAACTTGACCAGCGGTGTTGTACCGGCTACTTATAGCGGAGGTACAGGTACCACCGCATTGACCTTCTCCTACACTGTAGTTGATGGCGATGATGATATGGATGGTATCCAGCTGGGTGCCGGCGTATCACTTGGTGGTGGCGGTTCCATCCGGGACGCTGCGGGCAACAACGCGGTCAACGTACTAAACAGTGTTGGTAGCGGTAGCGGCGTGTTTGTAAACACTACACACCCGACCGTAACACTCACCAAAACGGCTACCAGTCCGACCAACGCACCATTCACTGTAACGGCAACATTCAGTGAAAACGTAACAGGTCTGACAGCAGGCGACTTCACTGCTACAAATGCAGGCGTCAGCAATCTGACCCCTGTCAGCGGCAGCACCTATACCGTACTGGTAACTCCAACTGCGGATGGTACTGTTTCTGTCACTTTACCGGTTGATGTTGCTGTAAACATCGGCGACAACGGTAACCAGGCTTCCAATACCCTCAGCCTCACTTACGATGTGACTGCTCCGGCAGTGGCTTCTGTAGCTGTTCCGGCAAATGGTTATTACAAAGCAGGTCAGACACTCAACTTCACCGTTAATTTTAACGAAGACATTACGATCAATACAACAGGTGGCAATCCAACCCTGAGTCTTACAATAGGTTCGACTAGCGTAAACGCTACTTATACCGGCACTAATGGCACAAATGGTCTGAACTTCAGTTACACTGTAGTAGCTGGCCAGCAGGATATGGACGGTATCGATGTAGATGATTTAACGCTTAATAGCGCGACCATTAAAGATGCAGCTGCCAACAATGCGGACCTGACACTGAACGGCATTGGTAACACGACCAATGTAAGAGTGAACACAACGCATCCGACAGTAACTCTGTCTACGGCTGCTGTTTCACCGATCAATGCACCGTTCAATGTGACAGTTACCTTCAGCGAAGCTGTAACAGGCTTAACTGCAAGCGACTTCACCACAACGAATGCCACTGTTGGTACACCAACAACTGCTGATAACATCACCTACACCGTACTGGTTACACCAGCCACGGATGGTGCAGTTAGCGTAAGCATTCCTGCTGATGCAACTGTAAATATCGGCGACAACGGTAACCAGGCTTCTAATACCGTAAGTGTCACTTACGATGCTACACAACCAGTTGTTACTTCCGTAACAGTACCGGTTGACGGGTATTATAATGTGGGTCGGATAATGGGCTTCATCGTAAGATTCAGTGAGAACATCAACATAAACACTGCTGGCGGTATCCCAACCCTCGGTCTCACAATTGGCTCAGCGACTGTAAATGCGACCTACATAAGTGCTGATGGCACAAATGGCATGTATTTCAGTTACATCGTTGCAGACGGCGACCTGGATATGAATGGTATCGAGGTAAATGGCCTTTCAATGAATGGCGCAGTTGTACGCGATGCGGCTACCAACAACGTAGACGTGACACTGCATAACGTAGGTAATACTACCGGCATATTTGTAAACACTACCAAAGCTACCGTTACACTGACAACACCTGCTACACTCGTGAACGCTCCGTTCACCGTAACAGCGACCTTCAGCGAAGCGGCAACATTTTTGGATGCAGCGGACTTCATCGTTACAAACGGTACAGCTTCCGCATTGCAGACTACCAACAATATTACTTACACAGTTACAATCACACCGGCGGCGGATGGCGCTGTGAACGTTCAGTTGCCGGCAAACGCTGCTGTAAACATTGGCAACAATGGTACACAGGCGTCCAACACACTGAATGTTACTTATGACGCTACCGCTCCGACAGTGACTTCCGTAACAGTTCCGGCAAATGGTACCTACAAAGCTGGCCAGGCGCTGAACTTCGTAGTTACCTTCAGCGAAGGCATCAACCTGAATACAACAGGTGGTACTCCTTCCATAAGCGTAACCATTGGTTCAACTACCGTACAGGCAACTTACAATGGTACCGCAGCTCCTAATGCACTTCGCTTCCAGTATCTGGTAGCACCTGGCAACCTGGATCTGAACGGTATCGAAGTAGGTACGCTGGCGCTGAACGGTAGTACTATTAAAGACGCAGCAACCAACGATGCAAACATCACACTGAATAGCATCGGTACCACTACCGGCGTATTAGTGGATGCAGTTGCTCCAACTGTTGCTTCCGTAAGCGTACCAGTGAATGGTTATTATAAAGCAGGTCAGACACTGAACTTCACCGTAAGATTCAGCGAAGACATCACCCTGAACACAACAGGTGGTAATCCAAGTCTTTCTCTGACAATCGGTGCTGCTACCGTAAATGCTACCTACACAGGTACAAACGGTACAGATGGTCTGAACTTCAGCTACACCGTAGTAACAGGTGATCAGGATATGGACGGTATCGCAGTAGGTACACTGACACTGAATGGTGCAACCATCCAGGATGCAGCCACCAACGATGCGAACCTGACACTGAATAACGTTGCTCCGACTACTGGCGTATTTGTAAATACGACCACCGCTACTGTGGTACTGACAGCTCCGGCTACACTCGTGAACGCTCCGTTCACTGTGACGGCTACCTTCAGCGAAGCGGTAACTGGTCTGACAACCGGCGACTTCACCGTTACAAATGGTACAGTTTCAGCTCTGCAGACTACAGACAATATCACTTATACGGTAACAGTTACACCAATTGCCGGTGGCGTTGTGACCGTTCAGTTACCGGCAGCAGCTGCTGTTAACATCGGCAACAACCCGACACAGGTGTCTAACACCCTGACGGTTACTTATGATGCAACCGCACCGGTTGTAACTGCCGTATCTGTTCCTGCCGACGCTTACTACAAAGCAGGCGACGTACTGAACTTCATTGTAAGATTCAGTGAAAATATCAATGTGAACACTACAGCTGGTAATCCTACCCTTGGTGTGATCATCGGTACTGCAACAGTACAGGCAACTTATACTGGTACCAACGGTTCTGACGGTCTGAACTTCAGCTATACAGTAGTTGACGGCGACATGGATATGGATGGTATCCAGGTAGGTACATTAGCATTGAATAGCGCAGTTATCAGAGACCTCGCAGGTAACAATGCGAACACTACGCTAAACAATGTCAATCCGACTAACAATGTGTTTGTGAACACGGCACATCCGACAGTAACCCTGTCTACTGCTGCTGCTGCACCAACCAATGCACCATTCACCGCTACTATCACTTTCAGTGAAGCAGTAAGTGGATTTGCAATCGGAGATGTGACTGCTACCAATGCAACCCTGAGCAGCTTACAGACTACCAACAACATCACCTTTACTGTACTGGTTACACCGGCAGCAGATGGTGCGGTAAGCCTGAATGTTCCGGCTGACGTAGCTACCAACATCGGTAACAACGGTAACCAGGCTTCTAATACCCTCAGCCTCACATACGATGCGACTGCTCCGGCGGTAACTTCCGTAACTGTTCCGGCAAATGGTTATTATAAAGCAGGTGACGTACTGAACTTCACGGTTCATTTCAACGAAAACATCATCGTCAACACAGCAGGCGGTACACCACAACTGAGCCTGACTATCGGTACAAGTACCGTAACTGCTGCCAACAGTACAAACGGTAGCAATAGTCTGAGCTTCAGCTACACTGTCGTAGATGGCGATCTGGATATGGACGGTGTTACCGTAGGCGCCCTGACGCTGAATGGCGCAAGCATTAAAGATGCTGCGACCAACAACGCGAACCTGGCGCTGAACGGTATCGCTCCTACCAATAATGTGTTTGTAAACACAGTTCACCCGACAGTGAATGTATCTACAACCGCCCCTGTATTAATCAATGCACCGTTCACCGCGACGATCGTCTTCAGCGAAGCTGTAACCGGCTTCACCGCTGCTGATGTTAACGCAACCAATGCAGCAGTAAGCAACCTGCAGACTACAGACAACATCACTTACACTGTACTGGTTACACCAGCGGCAGATGGTACGGTTGCTGTAAACGTTCCTGCGGACGTAGCTACCAACATCGGTAATAACGGTAACCAGGCTTCTAATACCATCAGCCTCACTTACGATGCAACTGCTCCGGTGGTAACATCCGTAACTGTACCAGCTGACGGTTACTACAAAGCAGGCGATGTACTGAACTTCACTGTTAAGTTCGGCGAAAACATCAACCTGAACACTACAGGAGGTAATCCTTATCTGACAATTGCTATCGGTGCTACGAATGTAAATGCAGCCTATACAGGTCTTGCAGGCACAGACGGACTGAACTTCAGCTATGCTGTAGTAGATGGTGATCAGGATATGGATGGTATCCAGCTGGGCGTACTGGCCATCAATGGTGCAACCATCAAAGATGCAGTAGGCAACAACGCTGATCTGAGTCTTCATAATGTAGGTAACACCAGCAATGTAAAAGTGAACACCACTCACGCTACCGTTGTACTGACTTCCGCTGCTACACTGGTGAACGCACCGTTCACTGCGACTGTAACATTCAGCGAAGCAGTAACCGGTCTGACGGCAGGTGACTTCACCGCTACGAATGCAGCTGTTTCCAACTTGCAGACTACCGACAACATCACTTACACCGCAACAGTTACACCTGCTGCGGATGGCGCTGTGACCGTTCAGTTACCGGCAGCTGCTGCTGTAAACATTGGCAACAATGCTACACAGGCTTCCAACACCCTGAACGTTACTTACGACGCTACTGCTCCTGTGGTAACTTCCGTGGCAGTTCCTGCGAATGGCTACTATAAAGCCGGCCAGACACTGGAATTCACGGTTAACTTCAACGAGGCGATCACCCTGAACACAACAGGTGGCACACCAGCCCTCAACATCACCATCGGTACGACCACCGTACAGGCAGCATATAACCGTGCTGCAGGTGCAAATGGTCTGATCTTCAGCTACACAGTACAACCAGGCCAGATGGATCTGGATGGGATCACTGTAGGTACGCTGACACTGAATGGTGGTACTATTAAAGATGCAGCTACCAACAACGCGAACCTGGCACTGAACAGCGTAGGTAACACTACCGGCGTGTTTGTTCATACCGCGTCTCCGTCAGTACAGCTGTCTACTAACGCTCCTGCCCGTACAAACGCACCATTCACCGTAACGATCGTGTTCAACGAAGCAGTAAGCGGTCTGGCAGCAGGTGACTTTAACATCACCAATGGTACAGGAGGTACCCTGTCTACTACAGACAACATCACTTATACCCTGCAGGTAACACCGGCTGCAGATGGTACCGTAACTATCCAGCTGCCTGCCGGTCAGGCCGTGAACGTAGTATCTAACGGTAACACTGCTTCCAACACACTGACCCTGACCTACGATGCGACCGCTCCGGTGATTACTTCCGGTCAGTCCTTCGATGTGATCGAAAGAAGTGCGGTGGGTACCCTGGTAGGTAAAGTGATCGCTACTGAAGCAGCAGGTACTTTACAGACCTGGACTATCGTAACAGATAATTCAAACGGCGCGTTCTCTATCGACGCAAACGGTAACGTACTGGTACTTGACCAGGCGAAACTGAATGCTAAAGTAAACAGCACCGTAACGCTGACGGTAACAGTGAGCGACGGACTGAATACCAGCGTAGCAGTACCGGTATCAATCAATGTGAAGGAAAAGAACCTGGCTCCGACCCTGGATCCGATCGGTAACGCGACTATCTGTCCTGAGGGATCCGTACACACGATCCAGCTGACAGGTGCATCTGCAACCGAGGCTTCACAGACTTATAGCTTCTCTATCATTACTGACAAACCAGGCAACTTCGATCAGCTGAGCGTAAGCGCAGCAGGCGTGGTTACCTACCAGCTGAAAACAAGTGCAAGCGGCACAGCCAAAGTAACTGTTACCATCAAAGACAACGGTGGTGTAGCAAATGGTGGTGTCGATACACTGCAACGCTCATTCAATATCACTGTGGCTACCCTGGGCCAGGTAACTATCACCAGCGATAAAGGTGCTACTATCTCCAAAGGAGATATCGTACACCTGACAGCAACCGGTGGTACTATCTTCAAATGGGATGATGCAGACGGTATTATCAGCGGACAGCAGAGCGCAGTACTGGAAGTAAGACCAATGGAGAACACTACTTATCACGTGACAGTAAGCAATGCTGCAGGCTGTAGCAATACCGCCGACTTCACCGTGAACGTAATAGCGGACTTCAAGGTGGATGCGACCAACCTCCTGACGCCAAATGGTGATGGTAAGAATGATAAATGGGTGATCCGTAATCTGGATAGCTATCCTGATAATGAAGTGAAGATCTTCGATCGCACAGGCCGTCTGTTATATACCCGCAGAAATTACAGCAATGACTGGGATGGTACATACAACGGTAGTCCGCTGGCAGAAGGTACTTACTACTATATCTTAACGATAGAAGGTGGTGCTAAAACAGCGAAAGGTTATATCACAATTATCAGAGACAGAAGATAA